One Rissa tridactyla isolate bRisTri1 chromosome 1, bRisTri1.patW.cur.20221130, whole genome shotgun sequence DNA segment encodes these proteins:
- the TUBGCP5 gene encoding gamma-tubulin complex component 5 isoform X2, translating to MAAPLASPGHRSRFEQEQERAVRALVRSVTGLPEEELGGGRFQTALNFAWSNFRFHRFLDVNSHKVERTIEGIHEKLIVHSDLGKAASWKRLTEKFLNSPLPSIEETKTDTHYSILSLLLCLSDSPSNTTYVEKPRDKEVDSFLNDLCTFPRRCFECTFSPFQECEYEEVISNNTNYKKEEEFDWGKYLMEGEEIYFGPGVDTPDWSGESEEEEDTRPLSREDSGIQVDRTPLEDQDPNKKTVPNVSWKVGEPDARSWLEQHVVPQYWTGRAPRFSHSLHLHSNLAAVWDHHLYTSDPLYVPEERTLVTETQVIRETLWLLSGVKKLFIFQLNDGKVAVRNDIIVTHLTHNCLRSVLEQIAAYGQVVFRLQKFIDEVMGHSPENIMHGTVSTPKKTTEAPFRTYQAFMWALYKYFISFKEELTEIEKCIINKDKTVTLSIVIDKLAPRLAQLKVLHKVFSTGVAEVPPDTRNVVRASHLLNTLYKAILEHDSVGEASEQTVSLLFSLWVETVRPYLQTVDEWIVHGNLFDPAKEFIIQRNKNVPVNHRDFWYATYTLYSVSEKTENEEKMSDNASASSGSDQAPSSRQHTMVSFLKPVLKQIIMAGKSMQLLKNLQCKDGSPQQAASRDAERKSLYTLFLESVQSRLRHGEESVPDIITEQQATKQSLIKMQSIAERHLELDDVHDPLLAINFARLYLEQSDFHEKFTGGDVCVDRSSESVTCQTFELTLRSCLYPHIDKQYLECCGNLMQTLKKDYRLVEYLQAMRNFFLLEAGDTMYDFYTSIFDKIREKETWQNVAFLNVQLQEAVGQRYPEDSTRLSISFESVDTAKKKLPVHTLDGLTLSYKVPWPVDIVISLECQKIYNQVFLLLLQIKWAKYSLDVLRFDELVCAAETPQVKEGTLLEQGTLPLFGPQTESIKQQIHRMFLLRVKLMHFVNSLHNYIMTRILHSTGLEFQHQVEEAKDLDQLIKIHYRYLSTIHDRCLLREKVSFVKEAIMKVLNLVLMFADRWQAGLGAWKMESIEKMESDFKNCHMFLVTVLNKAVCRGSFPHLESLALSLMAGMEQS from the exons atGGCGGCGCCGCTGGCCTCGCCCGGCCACCGCAGCCGGTTCgagcaggagcaggagcgggCCGTCCGCGCCTTGGTGCGCAGCGTGACTGGCCTGCCCGAGGAGGAGCTGGGCGGCGGCCGCTTCCAGACGGCGCTGAATTTCGCTTGGTCCAACTTCAG ATTTCACCGTTTTCTTGATGTGAACAGTCACAAAGTAGAGAGGACAATAGAAGG AATACATGAAAAGTTGATAGTTCATTCTGACCTTGGAAAAGCTGCAAGCTGGAAAAGACTAACAGAAAAATTTCTGAACTCACCACTCCCAAGTATTGAAGAAACAAAG acaGATACACACTATTCCATACTGTCTCTTCTGTTGTGTTTGTCTGATTCTCCATCCAACACCACCTATGTGGAAAAACCAAGAGACAAAGAAGTGG ATTCCTTTTTGAATGATCTCTGCACATTCCCTCGGCGGTGTTTTGAATGCACTTTCAGCCCATTCCAGGAATGTGAATATGAAGAGGTTATCTCAAACAACACTAATTACA aaaaggaagaagagtttGATTGGGGAAAGTATTTGATGGAAGGAGAAGAAATTTACTTTGGACCAGGAGTAGATACACCA GATTGGTCTGGAGAaagtgaagaggaggaagataCTCGGCCTTTAAGCAGGGAGGACTCGGGTATTCAAGTGGACAGGACACCTTTAGAAGACCAAGATCCAAATAAGAAAACAGTACCTAATGTTTCCTGGAAAG TTGGTGAACCTGATGCCCGCAGCTGGCTGGAGCAGCATGTAGTTCCTCAGTACTGGACAGGAAGAGCTCCTCGCTTTTCACATAGTTTGCACTTGCATTCCAACCTAGCTGCAGTCTG gGACCATCACTTGTACACCAGCGATCCTTTATATGTACCAGAAGAGAGAACGCTAGTCACTGAAACTCAGGTTATACGGGAAACTCTTTG gcTACTTTCAGGagtgaaaaagctttttatatttcAGCTGAATGATGGAAAAGTGGCTGTGAGGAATGATATTATTGTAACTCATTTAACCCAT aatTGCCTGAGATCTGTGTTGGAGCAGATAGCGGCATACGGTCAAGTTGTGTTTAGACTACAGAAGTTTATTGATGAAGTGATGGGACACAGTCCAGAAAACATAATGCATGGAACAGTTTCCACTCCAAAGAAAACTACTGAAGCCCCATTCAGAACCTATCAAGCATTTATGTGGGCCttgtataaatatttcattagctTTAAAGAAGAGCTTACTGAAATTGAAAAATGCATTATCAACAAAG ataaaacagTCACACTTTCAATAGTAATAGATAAGTTGGCTCCCCGACTGGCACAGCTGAAGGTGCTTCACAAAGTTTTCAGCACAGGAGTAGCGGAAGTGCCACCTGACACTAGAAATGTTGTACGAGCATCTCATCTGCTTAATACTCTCTACAAAGCTATTCTTGAACATGACAGTGTTGGAGAAGCATCTGAGCAAACG GTGTCCCTTCTGTTCTCTCTCTGGGTTGAAACTGTGAGGCCATACTTACAGACAGTGGATGAGTGgatagtccatggtaatttgttTGATCCTGCAAAGGAATTTATCATTCAGAG aaacaaaaaCGTTCCAGTTAATCACAGAGATTTTTGGTATGCTACCTACACATTATATAGTGTGTCAGAGAAGACAGAGAATGAAGAGAAGATGAGTGATAATGCCAGTGCCAGTTCTGGAAGTGATCAGGCCCCTTCAAGCAGGCAACACACTATGGTCTCCTTTCTGAAACCTGTGCTGAAGCAAATCATCATGGCTGGAAAATCCATGCAGCTGTTGAAGAATCTTCAATGCAAAGATGGCTCTCCGCAGCAAGCCGCGTCAAGAG ATGCTGAACGAAAGAGTTTGTATACGCTGTTCTTGGAATCGGTGCAGTCTCGCCTGCGGCATGGAGAAGAGTCTGTTCCCGATATTATTACAGAACAGCAGGCCACAAAGCAGAGCCTGATAAAGATGCAGTCTATAGCAGAAAGACACTTGGAACTGGATGATGTCCATGACCCACTGCTGGCTATTAATTTTGCCAG attatatTTGGAACAGAGTGACTTTCACGAGAAGTTTACTGGTGGGGATGTTTGTGTGGATAGATCCTCAGAATCAGTGACCTGCCAGACTTTTGAACTGACGTTGAGGTCTTGCCTTTATCCACACATAGACAAGCAATACTTGGAATGCTGTGGTAATCTAATGCAAACTTTAAAGAAGGATTATAG GCTTGTAGAATATTTGCAGGCAATGAGAAACTTTTTCTTGCTTGAAGCTGGAGATACCATGTATGACTTCTATACATCTATTTTTGACAAAATTAGAGAAAAGGAAACTTGGCAGAATGTTGCTTTCTTAAATGTTCAACTTCAAGAAGCAGTTGGGCAACGCTATCCAGAGGACAGTACAAG GTTGTCTATATCATTTGAAAGTGTTGATACAGCAAAGAAGAAACTCCCCGTCCACACCTTAGATGGTTTGACATTGAGTTACAAG GTTCCTTGGCCTGTGGATATAGTTATAAGCTTAGAGTGCCAAAAAATTTACAATCAAGTTTTTCTGCTCTTGCTGCAAATAAAGTGGGCCAAGTATAGTCTAGATGTTTTACGATTTGATG aaCTAGTCTGTGCTGCAGAAACCCCCCAGGTTAAGGAAGGAACTTTATTAGAACAAGGAACGCTTCCTCTATTTGGACCACAAACAGAAAGTATAAAACAACAAATACATCGCATGTTCCTCTTAAGAGTGAAACTTATGCATTTTGTTAACAGCCTGCACAACTACATCATGACTAGG ATTCTTCACAGTACAGGCTTGGAGTTTCAGCATCAGGTAGAAGAAGCCAAAGATTTAGATCAATTGATAAAGATTCACTACAGATATCTATCTACAATCCATGATCGCTGCCTATTGAGAGAAAAG gtGAGCTTTGTGAAAGAAGCTATAATGAAAGTGTTAAATTTAGTACTGATGTTTGCAGACCGTTGGCAGGCTGGTTTGGGGGCTTGGAA GATGGAATCCATAGAGAAGATggaatctgattttaaaaactgTCACATGTTTCTTGTAACTGTTCTCAACAAAGCTGTCTGTCGAGGCTCTTTTCCTCACT TGGAATCTTTAGCTTTGTCACTGATGGCTGGCATGGAACAAAGTTAA
- the TUBGCP5 gene encoding gamma-tubulin complex component 5 isoform X1, with translation MAAPLASPGHRSRFEQEQERAVRALVRSVTGLPEEELGGGRFQTALNFAWSNFRFHRFLDVNSHKVERTIEGIHEKLIVHSDLGKAASWKRLTEKFLNSPLPSIEETKTDTHYSILSLLLCLSDSPSNTTYVEKPRDKEVDSFLNDLCTFPRRCFECTFSPFQECEYEEVISNNTNYKKEEEFDWGKYLMEGEEIYFGPGVDTPDWSGESEEEEDTRPLSREDSGIQVDRTPLEDQDPNKKTVPNVSWKVGEPDARSWLEQHVVPQYWTGRAPRFSHSLHLHSNLAAVWDHHLYTSDPLYVPEERTLVTETQVIRETLWLLSGVKKLFIFQLNDGKVAVRNDIIVTHLTHNCLRSVLEQIAAYGQVVFRLQKFIDEVMGHSPENIMHGTVSTPKKTTEAPFRTYQAFMWALYKYFISFKEELTEIEKCIINKDKTVTLSIVIDKLAPRLAQLKVLHKVFSTGVAEVPPDTRNVVRASHLLNTLYKAILEHDSVGEASEQTVSLLFSLWVETVRPYLQTVDEWIVHGNLFDPAKEFIIQRNKNVPVNHRDFWYATYTLYSVSEKTENEEKMSDNASASSGSDQAPSSRQHTMVSFLKPVLKQIIMAGKSMQLLKNLQCKDGSPQQAASRDAERKSLYTLFLESVQSRLRHGEESVPDIITEQQATKQSLIKMQSIAERHLELDDVHDPLLAINFARLYLEQSDFHEKFTGGDVCVDRSSESVTCQTFELTLRSCLYPHIDKQYLECCGNLMQTLKKDYRLVEYLQAMRNFFLLEAGDTMYDFYTSIFDKIREKETWQNVAFLNVQLQEAVGQRYPEDSTRLSISFESVDTAKKKLPVHTLDGLTLSYKVPWPVDIVISLECQKIYNQVFLLLLQIKWAKYSLDVLRFDELVCAAETPQVKEGTLLEQGTLPLFGPQTESIKQQIHRMFLLRVKLMHFVNSLHNYIMTRILHSTGLEFQHQVEEAKDLDQLIKIHYRYLSTIHDRCLLREKVSFVKEAIMKVLNLVLMFADRWQAGLGAWKKLWRATRLSLSLLLSKLAKKSLAAPCRTFLPALSPALLPSSGCIQVLSRPS, from the exons atGGCGGCGCCGCTGGCCTCGCCCGGCCACCGCAGCCGGTTCgagcaggagcaggagcgggCCGTCCGCGCCTTGGTGCGCAGCGTGACTGGCCTGCCCGAGGAGGAGCTGGGCGGCGGCCGCTTCCAGACGGCGCTGAATTTCGCTTGGTCCAACTTCAG ATTTCACCGTTTTCTTGATGTGAACAGTCACAAAGTAGAGAGGACAATAGAAGG AATACATGAAAAGTTGATAGTTCATTCTGACCTTGGAAAAGCTGCAAGCTGGAAAAGACTAACAGAAAAATTTCTGAACTCACCACTCCCAAGTATTGAAGAAACAAAG acaGATACACACTATTCCATACTGTCTCTTCTGTTGTGTTTGTCTGATTCTCCATCCAACACCACCTATGTGGAAAAACCAAGAGACAAAGAAGTGG ATTCCTTTTTGAATGATCTCTGCACATTCCCTCGGCGGTGTTTTGAATGCACTTTCAGCCCATTCCAGGAATGTGAATATGAAGAGGTTATCTCAAACAACACTAATTACA aaaaggaagaagagtttGATTGGGGAAAGTATTTGATGGAAGGAGAAGAAATTTACTTTGGACCAGGAGTAGATACACCA GATTGGTCTGGAGAaagtgaagaggaggaagataCTCGGCCTTTAAGCAGGGAGGACTCGGGTATTCAAGTGGACAGGACACCTTTAGAAGACCAAGATCCAAATAAGAAAACAGTACCTAATGTTTCCTGGAAAG TTGGTGAACCTGATGCCCGCAGCTGGCTGGAGCAGCATGTAGTTCCTCAGTACTGGACAGGAAGAGCTCCTCGCTTTTCACATAGTTTGCACTTGCATTCCAACCTAGCTGCAGTCTG gGACCATCACTTGTACACCAGCGATCCTTTATATGTACCAGAAGAGAGAACGCTAGTCACTGAAACTCAGGTTATACGGGAAACTCTTTG gcTACTTTCAGGagtgaaaaagctttttatatttcAGCTGAATGATGGAAAAGTGGCTGTGAGGAATGATATTATTGTAACTCATTTAACCCAT aatTGCCTGAGATCTGTGTTGGAGCAGATAGCGGCATACGGTCAAGTTGTGTTTAGACTACAGAAGTTTATTGATGAAGTGATGGGACACAGTCCAGAAAACATAATGCATGGAACAGTTTCCACTCCAAAGAAAACTACTGAAGCCCCATTCAGAACCTATCAAGCATTTATGTGGGCCttgtataaatatttcattagctTTAAAGAAGAGCTTACTGAAATTGAAAAATGCATTATCAACAAAG ataaaacagTCACACTTTCAATAGTAATAGATAAGTTGGCTCCCCGACTGGCACAGCTGAAGGTGCTTCACAAAGTTTTCAGCACAGGAGTAGCGGAAGTGCCACCTGACACTAGAAATGTTGTACGAGCATCTCATCTGCTTAATACTCTCTACAAAGCTATTCTTGAACATGACAGTGTTGGAGAAGCATCTGAGCAAACG GTGTCCCTTCTGTTCTCTCTCTGGGTTGAAACTGTGAGGCCATACTTACAGACAGTGGATGAGTGgatagtccatggtaatttgttTGATCCTGCAAAGGAATTTATCATTCAGAG aaacaaaaaCGTTCCAGTTAATCACAGAGATTTTTGGTATGCTACCTACACATTATATAGTGTGTCAGAGAAGACAGAGAATGAAGAGAAGATGAGTGATAATGCCAGTGCCAGTTCTGGAAGTGATCAGGCCCCTTCAAGCAGGCAACACACTATGGTCTCCTTTCTGAAACCTGTGCTGAAGCAAATCATCATGGCTGGAAAATCCATGCAGCTGTTGAAGAATCTTCAATGCAAAGATGGCTCTCCGCAGCAAGCCGCGTCAAGAG ATGCTGAACGAAAGAGTTTGTATACGCTGTTCTTGGAATCGGTGCAGTCTCGCCTGCGGCATGGAGAAGAGTCTGTTCCCGATATTATTACAGAACAGCAGGCCACAAAGCAGAGCCTGATAAAGATGCAGTCTATAGCAGAAAGACACTTGGAACTGGATGATGTCCATGACCCACTGCTGGCTATTAATTTTGCCAG attatatTTGGAACAGAGTGACTTTCACGAGAAGTTTACTGGTGGGGATGTTTGTGTGGATAGATCCTCAGAATCAGTGACCTGCCAGACTTTTGAACTGACGTTGAGGTCTTGCCTTTATCCACACATAGACAAGCAATACTTGGAATGCTGTGGTAATCTAATGCAAACTTTAAAGAAGGATTATAG GCTTGTAGAATATTTGCAGGCAATGAGAAACTTTTTCTTGCTTGAAGCTGGAGATACCATGTATGACTTCTATACATCTATTTTTGACAAAATTAGAGAAAAGGAAACTTGGCAGAATGTTGCTTTCTTAAATGTTCAACTTCAAGAAGCAGTTGGGCAACGCTATCCAGAGGACAGTACAAG GTTGTCTATATCATTTGAAAGTGTTGATACAGCAAAGAAGAAACTCCCCGTCCACACCTTAGATGGTTTGACATTGAGTTACAAG GTTCCTTGGCCTGTGGATATAGTTATAAGCTTAGAGTGCCAAAAAATTTACAATCAAGTTTTTCTGCTCTTGCTGCAAATAAAGTGGGCCAAGTATAGTCTAGATGTTTTACGATTTGATG aaCTAGTCTGTGCTGCAGAAACCCCCCAGGTTAAGGAAGGAACTTTATTAGAACAAGGAACGCTTCCTCTATTTGGACCACAAACAGAAAGTATAAAACAACAAATACATCGCATGTTCCTCTTAAGAGTGAAACTTATGCATTTTGTTAACAGCCTGCACAACTACATCATGACTAGG ATTCTTCACAGTACAGGCTTGGAGTTTCAGCATCAGGTAGAAGAAGCCAAAGATTTAGATCAATTGATAAAGATTCACTACAGATATCTATCTACAATCCATGATCGCTGCCTATTGAGAGAAAAG gtGAGCTTTGTGAAAGAAGCTATAATGAAAGTGTTAAATTTAGTACTGATGTTTGCAGACCGTTGGCAGGCTGGTTTGGGGGCTTGGAA gaagctgtggaGAGCCACGAGGttgtccctcagcctccttctctccaaactagccaaaaagtccttagctgctccctgcaggacattccttccagccctttcaccagctttgctgccctcctctggatgcattcaagtacTTTCACGTCCTTCTTAa
- the TUBGCP5 gene encoding gamma-tubulin complex component 5 isoform X5: MAAPLASPGHRSRFEQEQERAVRALVRSVTGLPEEELGGGRFQTALNFAWSNFRFHRFLDVNSHKVERTIEGIHEKLIVHSDLGKAASWKRLTEKFLNSPLPSIEETKTDTHYSILSLLLCLSDSPSNTTYVEKPRDKEVEKEEEFDWGKYLMEGEEIYFGPGVDTPDWSGESEEEEDTRPLSREDSGIQVDRTPLEDQDPNKKTVPNVSWKVGEPDARSWLEQHVVPQYWTGRAPRFSHSLHLHSNLAAVWDHHLYTSDPLYVPEERTLVTETQVIRETLWLLSGVKKLFIFQLNDGKVAVRNDIIVTHLTHNCLRSVLEQIAAYGQVVFRLQKFIDEVMGHSPENIMHGTVSTPKKTTEAPFRTYQAFMWALYKYFISFKEELTEIEKCIINKDKTVTLSIVIDKLAPRLAQLKVLHKVFSTGVAEVPPDTRNVVRASHLLNTLYKAILEHDSVGEASEQTVSLLFSLWVETVRPYLQTVDEWIVHGNLFDPAKEFIIQRNKNVPVNHRDFWYATYTLYSVSEKTENEEKMSDNASASSGSDQAPSSRQHTMVSFLKPVLKQIIMAGKSMQLLKNLQCKDGSPQQAASRDAERKSLYTLFLESVQSRLRHGEESVPDIITEQQATKQSLIKMQSIAERHLELDDVHDPLLAINFARLYLEQSDFHEKFTGGDVCVDRSSESVTCQTFELTLRSCLYPHIDKQYLECCGNLMQTLKKDYRLVEYLQAMRNFFLLEAGDTMYDFYTSIFDKIREKETWQNVAFLNVQLQEAVGQRYPEDSTRLSISFESVDTAKKKLPVHTLDGLTLSYKVPWPVDIVISLECQKIYNQVFLLLLQIKWAKYSLDVLRFDELVCAAETPQVKEGTLLEQGTLPLFGPQTESIKQQIHRMFLLRVKLMHFVNSLHNYIMTRILHSTGLEFQHQVEEAKDLDQLIKIHYRYLSTIHDRCLLREKVSFVKEAIMKVLNLVLMFADRWQAGLGAWKMESIEKMESDFKNCHMFLVTVLNKAVCRGSFPHLESLALSLMAGMEQS; this comes from the exons atGGCGGCGCCGCTGGCCTCGCCCGGCCACCGCAGCCGGTTCgagcaggagcaggagcgggCCGTCCGCGCCTTGGTGCGCAGCGTGACTGGCCTGCCCGAGGAGGAGCTGGGCGGCGGCCGCTTCCAGACGGCGCTGAATTTCGCTTGGTCCAACTTCAG ATTTCACCGTTTTCTTGATGTGAACAGTCACAAAGTAGAGAGGACAATAGAAGG AATACATGAAAAGTTGATAGTTCATTCTGACCTTGGAAAAGCTGCAAGCTGGAAAAGACTAACAGAAAAATTTCTGAACTCACCACTCCCAAGTATTGAAGAAACAAAG acaGATACACACTATTCCATACTGTCTCTTCTGTTGTGTTTGTCTGATTCTCCATCCAACACCACCTATGTGGAAAAACCAAGAGACAAAGAAGTGG aaaaggaagaagagtttGATTGGGGAAAGTATTTGATGGAAGGAGAAGAAATTTACTTTGGACCAGGAGTAGATACACCA GATTGGTCTGGAGAaagtgaagaggaggaagataCTCGGCCTTTAAGCAGGGAGGACTCGGGTATTCAAGTGGACAGGACACCTTTAGAAGACCAAGATCCAAATAAGAAAACAGTACCTAATGTTTCCTGGAAAG TTGGTGAACCTGATGCCCGCAGCTGGCTGGAGCAGCATGTAGTTCCTCAGTACTGGACAGGAAGAGCTCCTCGCTTTTCACATAGTTTGCACTTGCATTCCAACCTAGCTGCAGTCTG gGACCATCACTTGTACACCAGCGATCCTTTATATGTACCAGAAGAGAGAACGCTAGTCACTGAAACTCAGGTTATACGGGAAACTCTTTG gcTACTTTCAGGagtgaaaaagctttttatatttcAGCTGAATGATGGAAAAGTGGCTGTGAGGAATGATATTATTGTAACTCATTTAACCCAT aatTGCCTGAGATCTGTGTTGGAGCAGATAGCGGCATACGGTCAAGTTGTGTTTAGACTACAGAAGTTTATTGATGAAGTGATGGGACACAGTCCAGAAAACATAATGCATGGAACAGTTTCCACTCCAAAGAAAACTACTGAAGCCCCATTCAGAACCTATCAAGCATTTATGTGGGCCttgtataaatatttcattagctTTAAAGAAGAGCTTACTGAAATTGAAAAATGCATTATCAACAAAG ataaaacagTCACACTTTCAATAGTAATAGATAAGTTGGCTCCCCGACTGGCACAGCTGAAGGTGCTTCACAAAGTTTTCAGCACAGGAGTAGCGGAAGTGCCACCTGACACTAGAAATGTTGTACGAGCATCTCATCTGCTTAATACTCTCTACAAAGCTATTCTTGAACATGACAGTGTTGGAGAAGCATCTGAGCAAACG GTGTCCCTTCTGTTCTCTCTCTGGGTTGAAACTGTGAGGCCATACTTACAGACAGTGGATGAGTGgatagtccatggtaatttgttTGATCCTGCAAAGGAATTTATCATTCAGAG aaacaaaaaCGTTCCAGTTAATCACAGAGATTTTTGGTATGCTACCTACACATTATATAGTGTGTCAGAGAAGACAGAGAATGAAGAGAAGATGAGTGATAATGCCAGTGCCAGTTCTGGAAGTGATCAGGCCCCTTCAAGCAGGCAACACACTATGGTCTCCTTTCTGAAACCTGTGCTGAAGCAAATCATCATGGCTGGAAAATCCATGCAGCTGTTGAAGAATCTTCAATGCAAAGATGGCTCTCCGCAGCAAGCCGCGTCAAGAG ATGCTGAACGAAAGAGTTTGTATACGCTGTTCTTGGAATCGGTGCAGTCTCGCCTGCGGCATGGAGAAGAGTCTGTTCCCGATATTATTACAGAACAGCAGGCCACAAAGCAGAGCCTGATAAAGATGCAGTCTATAGCAGAAAGACACTTGGAACTGGATGATGTCCATGACCCACTGCTGGCTATTAATTTTGCCAG attatatTTGGAACAGAGTGACTTTCACGAGAAGTTTACTGGTGGGGATGTTTGTGTGGATAGATCCTCAGAATCAGTGACCTGCCAGACTTTTGAACTGACGTTGAGGTCTTGCCTTTATCCACACATAGACAAGCAATACTTGGAATGCTGTGGTAATCTAATGCAAACTTTAAAGAAGGATTATAG GCTTGTAGAATATTTGCAGGCAATGAGAAACTTTTTCTTGCTTGAAGCTGGAGATACCATGTATGACTTCTATACATCTATTTTTGACAAAATTAGAGAAAAGGAAACTTGGCAGAATGTTGCTTTCTTAAATGTTCAACTTCAAGAAGCAGTTGGGCAACGCTATCCAGAGGACAGTACAAG GTTGTCTATATCATTTGAAAGTGTTGATACAGCAAAGAAGAAACTCCCCGTCCACACCTTAGATGGTTTGACATTGAGTTACAAG GTTCCTTGGCCTGTGGATATAGTTATAAGCTTAGAGTGCCAAAAAATTTACAATCAAGTTTTTCTGCTCTTGCTGCAAATAAAGTGGGCCAAGTATAGTCTAGATGTTTTACGATTTGATG aaCTAGTCTGTGCTGCAGAAACCCCCCAGGTTAAGGAAGGAACTTTATTAGAACAAGGAACGCTTCCTCTATTTGGACCACAAACAGAAAGTATAAAACAACAAATACATCGCATGTTCCTCTTAAGAGTGAAACTTATGCATTTTGTTAACAGCCTGCACAACTACATCATGACTAGG ATTCTTCACAGTACAGGCTTGGAGTTTCAGCATCAGGTAGAAGAAGCCAAAGATTTAGATCAATTGATAAAGATTCACTACAGATATCTATCTACAATCCATGATCGCTGCCTATTGAGAGAAAAG gtGAGCTTTGTGAAAGAAGCTATAATGAAAGTGTTAAATTTAGTACTGATGTTTGCAGACCGTTGGCAGGCTGGTTTGGGGGCTTGGAA GATGGAATCCATAGAGAAGATggaatctgattttaaaaactgTCACATGTTTCTTGTAACTGTTCTCAACAAAGCTGTCTGTCGAGGCTCTTTTCCTCACT TGGAATCTTTAGCTTTGTCACTGATGGCTGGCATGGAACAAAGTTAA